In a genomic window of Physeter macrocephalus isolate SW-GA chromosome 14, ASM283717v5, whole genome shotgun sequence:
- the CHST12 gene encoding carbohydrate sulfotransferase 12 encodes MDTMTKSRFFRLWLVLGSVFMILLIIVYWDNMGTAHFYLHASLSRPHILERFPSAKPGDEKYFTASIEEMLEKLLSAHAKQNSLLGKKAEQPSPPASSRPVLSNMEESVRGYDWSSHDAQRSPDPDRRQAERRSVLRAFCANASFVFPTKERSFDDIPNHELNHLIVDDRHGVIYCYVPKVACTNWKRVMIVLSQSLSGQGTPYRDPLDIPREYVHNSSTHLTFNKFWRRYGKFSRHLMKVKLKKYTKFLFVRDPFVRLISAFRSKFELENEEFYQKFAIPMLKRYSNHTSLPKSVSEAFGAGLRVSFANFIQYLLDPHTEKLAPFNEHWRQVHRLCHPCQIDYDFVGKLETLDQDATQLLRLLKVDRLLQFPPSYRNRTASSWEEGWFATIPLAWRQQLYRLYEADFVLFGYPKPENLLRD; translated from the coding sequence ATGGACACGATGACCAAAAGCCGGTTCTTCCGCCTGTGGCTGGTCTTGGGGTCCGTCTTCATGATCCTCCTGATCATCGTGTACTGGGACAACATGGGCACCGCCCACTTCTACCTGCACGcttccctctccaggcctcatATCCTGGAGCGCTTCCCCAGCGCCAAGCCAGGGGACGAGAAGTATTTCACCGCCAGCATTGAGGAGATGTTGGAGAAGCTGCTCAGTGCTCATGCGAAGCAGAACAGCCTCCTGGGTAAAAAGGCGGAGCAGCCCTCCCCGCCGGCCTCCAGCaggcctgtgctcagcaacatgGAAGAGAGTGTGAGGGGCTACGACTGGTCCAGCCACGACGCCCAGCGGAGCCCGGACCCGGACAGGCGGCAGGCCGAACGGAGGAGCGTGCTGAGGGCCTTCTGTGCCAACGCCAGTTTTGTGTTCCCCACCAAGGAGCGCTCTTTTGATGACATTCCCAACCACGAGCTGAACCACCTCATCGTGGACGACCGCCACGGGGTCATCTACTGCTACGTGCCCAAGGTGGCCTGCACCAACTGGAAGCGCGTGATGATCGTCCTGAGCCAGAGCCTCTCGGGCCAGGGCACGCCCTACCGCGACCCCCTGGACATCCCCCGGGAGTACGTCCACAACTCCAGCACCCACCTGACTTTCAACAAGTTTTGGCGCCGCTACGGGAAGTTCTCCCGCCACCTCATGAAGGTTAAGCTGAAAAAGTACACCAAGTTCCTGTTCGTGCGGGACCCCTTCGTCCGCCTCATCTCGGCCTTCCGCAGCAAGTTCGAGCTGGAGAACGAGGAGTTCTACCAGAAGTTCGCCATCCCCATGCTGAAGAGGTACTCCAACCACACCAGCCTGCCCAAGTCGGTCAGCGAGGCCTTCGGTGCAGGCCTCCGGGTGTCCTTCGCCAACTTCATCCAGTACCTGCTGGACCCTCACACCGAGAAGCTGGCGCCCTTCAACGAGCACTGGAGGCAGGTGCACCGCCTCTGCCACCCCTGCCAGATAGACTATGACTTTGTGGGGAAACTGGAGACCCTGGACCAGGATGCCACCCAGCTGCTTCGGCTTCTCAAGGTGGACAGGCTGCTCCAGTTCCCCCCGAGTTACCGGAACAGAACTGCCAGCAGCTGGGAGGAAGGCTGGTTTGCCACAATTCCCCTGGCCTGGAGGCAGCAGCTTTACAGACTCTACGAAGCAGATTTTGTCCTCTTTGGCTACCCCAAGCCTGAAAATCTACTTAGAGACTGA
- the LOC129392717 gene encoding carbohydrate sulfotransferase 12-like: MDTMTKSRFFRLWLVLGSVFMILLIIVYWDNMGTAHFYLHASLSRPHILERFPSAKPGDEKYFTASIEEMLEKLLSAHAKQNSLLGKKAEQPSPPASSRPVLSNMEESVRGYDWSMPAVIEVLLPQRAASSLCGKLK; encoded by the exons ATGGACACGATGACCAAAAGCCGGTTCTTCCGCCTGTGGCTGGTCTTGGGGTCCGTCTTCATGATCCTCCTGATCATCGTGTACTGGGACAACATGGGCACCGCCCACTTCTACCTGCACGcttccctctccaggcctcatATCCTGGAGCGCTTCCCCAGCGCCAAGCCAGGGGACGAGAAGTATTTCACCGCCAGCATTGAGGAGATGTTGGAGAAGCTGCTCAGTGCTCATGCGAAGCAGAACAGCCTCCTGGGTAAAAAGGCGGAGCAGCCCTCCCCGCCGGCCTCCAGCaggcctgtgctcagcaacatgGAAGAGAGTGTGAGGGGCTACGACTGGTCGATGCCCGCAGTGATAGAAGTCCTA CTTCCTCAGAGGGCGGCGTCCAGTCTCTGCGGGAAGCTGAAGTGA